In Paroedura picta isolate Pp20150507F chromosome 6, Ppicta_v3.0, whole genome shotgun sequence, one genomic interval encodes:
- the GJB2 gene encoding gap junction beta-2 protein — protein MDWGSLQAILGGVNKHSTSIGKIWLTVLFIFRIMILVVAAEKVWGDEQQDFVCNTLQPGCKNVCYDEFFPISHIRLWALQLIFVSTPALLVAMHVAYRKHEKKRQCREKIDIENLKRQKFHIEGPLWWTYTSSIFFRIIFEAVFMYTFYFMYRGYKMPRLVKCEAWPCPNIVDCFISRPTEKTMFTIFMLAVSGICMLLNLVELCYLVLKFCMRKPKNIKSLPNH, from the coding sequence ATGGACTGGGGATCGCTCCAAGCCATCTTAGGAGGCGTAAACAAACATTCGACAAGCATTGGGAAGATCTGGCTTACTGTCCTGTTTATTTTCCGCATCATGATTCTTGTGGTAGCTGCAGAAAAGGTCTGGGGAGATGAACAACAAGATTTTGTTTGTAACACTCTACAACCTGGATGTAAAAATGTCTGCTATGATGAGTTTTTCCCCATTTCTCACATTAGACTCTGGGCTCTGCAACTCATTTTCGTGTCCACGCCAGCACTTTTGGTGGCAATGCACGTTGCCTACAGAAAGCATGAGAAGAAACGGCAGTGCAGAGAAAAAATTGACATTGAAAATCTGAAACGGCAAAAGTTTCATATCGAGGGCCCGCTATGGTGGACATACACCAGCAGTATTTTCTTCCGAATTATCTTCGAAGCTGTCTTCATGTACACCTTTTATTTCATGTACCGTGGGTACAAAATGCCACGCTTAGTGAAATGTGAGGCTTGGCCTTGTCCAAATATAGTAGACTGTTTTATTTCCCGACCCACTGAGAAAACCATGTTTACTATTTTCATGCTGGCTGTGTCAGGTATCTGCATGCTGTTGAATTTGGTGGAGTTATGTTACCTAGTGCTCAAGTTTTGCATGAGAAAACCGAAGAACATCAAATCTCTTCCCAACCATTAG